In one window of Nicotiana tabacum cultivar K326 chromosome 12, ASM71507v2, whole genome shotgun sequence DNA:
- the LOC107779182 gene encoding phosphogluconate dehydrogenase (NADP(+)-dependent, decarboxylating) 1 isoform X1, translating into MATPTRIGLAGLAVMGQNLALNIAEKGFPISVYNRSTSKVDETVERAKKEGNLPLYGFHDPESFVLSIQKPRVIIILVKAGAPVDQTIKTLSAYMEKGDCIIDGGNEWYENTERREKEMAEKGLLYLGMGVSGGEEGARNGPSLMPGGSFEAYKNIEDILLKVAAQVDSGPCVTYIGEGGSGNFVKMVHNGIEYGDMQLIAEAYDVLKSVGKLSNDELQQVFTDWNKGELLSFLIEITADIFGIKDDKGDGYLVDKVLDKTGMKGTGKWTVQQAAELSVAAPTIASSLDSRFLSGLKDERVQAAKVFKASGVSDILVDQSVDKNQLIDDVRKALYASKICSYAQGMNLIRAKSVEKGWDLKLGELARIWKGGCIIRAIFLDRIKGAYDRNPDLANLLVDEEFAKEMVERQSAWRRVVCLAINSGISTPGMSSSLAYFDSYRRERLSANLVQAQRDYFGAHTYERIDVPGSYHTEWFKIARQSKN; encoded by the coding sequence ATGGCTACACCGACAAGAATTGGTCTTGCTGGGCTTGCTGTTATGGGACAAAATCTTGCTCTCAATATTGCCGAGAAAGGATTTCCTATATCTGTTTACAACCGATCCACTTCAAAAGTTGACGAGACTGTTGAACGAGCTAAAAAGGAAGGAAATCTTCCTCTTTATGGCTTTCATGATCCAGAGTCCTTTGTACTCTCTATCCAAAAGCCCCGTGTCATAATCATTCTTGTCAAGGCCGGTGCACCAGTTGATCAGACCATCAAAACCCTTTCTGCTTACATGGAGAAAGGAGACTGTATCATTGATGGTGGCAACGAATGGTATGAGAACACTGAAAGGAGAGAGAAAGAAATGGCCGAGAAGGGTCTTCTTTATCTAGGAATGGGAGTTTCAGGCGGTGAAGAGGGTGCTCGCAACGGACCCTCACTGATGCCTGGAGGCTCTTTTGAAGCCTACAAGAACATAGAGGACATCTTGCTAAAAGTTGCAGCTCAAGTCGACAGTGGCCCTTGTGTTACATATATTGGTGAAGGAGGTTCTGGAAATTTTGTTAAGATGGTTCATAATGGAATTGAATATGGTGACATGCAGTTAATTGCAGAGGCTTATGATGTGCTAAAATCTGTTGGCAAGCTCTCTAATGATGAATTACAACAAGTCTTCACGGACTGGAACAAAGGAGAGCTTCTGAGCTTCTTGATTGAAATCACAGCTGATATATTTGGAATCAAGGATGATAAAGGAGACGGGTATCTTGTAGACAAAGTTTTGGATAAAACTGGGATGAAAGGTACTGGTAAATGGACCGTTCAGCAAGCTGCTGAGCTGTCAGTTGCTGCACCCACAATCGCTTCATCATTGGATTCAAGATTCCTTAGTGGATTAAAGGATGAAAGGGTTCAAGCAGCTAAAGTATTTAAAGCTAGCGGGGTTAGTGATATCCTTGTTGACCAGTCCGTGGATAAGAATCAGTTGATTGACGATGTGAGAAAGGCACTTTATGCATCCAAAATATGTAGCTATGCTCAGGGCATGAATTTGATAAGGGCAAAGAGCGTTGAAAAAGGATGGGATTTGAAACTAGGGGAGCTTGCTAGGATTTGGAAGGGTGGTTGTATTATCCGTGCTATATTTTTGGATCGGATCAAGGGGGCTTATGACAGAAACCCGGATCTTGCTAATCTACTTGTGGATGAAGAGTTTGCAAAAGAGATGGTTGAACGACAGTCTGCTTGGCGAAGAGTAGTCTGCCTAGCTATCAACTCGGGTATTAGTACACCGGGTATGTCTTCAAGTCTTGCTTACTTTGACTCGTACAGGAGGGAAAGACTTTCTGCCAATTTGGTTCAAGCTCAGAGAGATTATTTTGGTGCTCATACATATGAGAGGATTGATGTGCCGGGATCTTACCATACCGAGTGGTTCAAGATTGCGAGACAGTCAAAGAACTGA